In Megalopta genalis isolate 19385.01 chromosome 7, iyMegGena1_principal, whole genome shotgun sequence, a single window of DNA contains:
- the LOC117221812 gene encoding IQ motif and ubiquitin-like domain-containing protein: protein MVCKRVVVVEDRRIEKPYLGGWRHKATKLEYLNAESQTGPRKMPFKDTCSKMTQYITVTDVETQTPCHHPTQMWRPDCFVSSETDEYVTSKPYETYEEMMARLDHDGKARIIQRNWRIYLLMKYIKEYARRYRELLENCRLYDEERDTAYKNRHRREILRRTNPRTRLDFDMLYDLVEQWRRDRIDCAKKRFFKAARCADGYLTVDKTVEMLNAIDQKRVSVRADYRARKRVKFLTVNCESVRWIGYKGKQTEMVTARNQRARELKAIYDSLTNYLVTCGKRTEILTMLRKSLELHNCVSAFNLFRLVEQELDYLARGMATEMALDYHRERIVLAYLHFIRASHSCCCVNDDEDFCKDVDDEKLREPIEPKTRLCKSCCKLHPCRKFTVHGRMTKLSTCIGCTWLRERNIAHVNYEPYVFLLNCVRSEEKERESPSAIAFMMQNHDMYHLVNNIWHGRSAVSENRDLFLLKMVRYNVGEPWSPWNCILLTSEEAEIHNRIEDLSTVYSRLLIEKIAINHQQGRNQFRYARNHSFFNNFRDVIIIDSTPDRHLMKHECKYRGTFHEIEDKPEYKPAIKVKDYNFM from the exons ATGGTTTGCAAACGAGTAGTGGTGGTGGAAGACCGGCGGATAGAGAAGCCTTACTTGGGAGGATGGCGGCACAAGGCTACCAAGTTGGAATACTTGAACGCCGAGTCGCAGACCGGACCTCGGAAAATGCCGTTCAAGGACACTTGCAGCAAGATGACGCAATACATCACGGTGACGGACGTGGAGACGCAAACGCCGTGCCATCACCCGACGCAAATGTGGCG ACCGGACTGCTTCGTATCGAGCGAGACAGACGAGTACGTCACGTCGAAGCCCTACGAAACGTACGAGGAGATGATGGCGCGATTGGATCACGACGGAAAGGCCCGAATTATCCAGAGGAACTGGCGGATTTACTTGCTGATGAAATACATCAAAGAGTATGCGAGACGGTACAGAGAGCTGCTGGAGAACTGTAGATTGTACGACGAAGAAAGGGACACGGCGTACAA AAACAGACATCGACGAGAGATCCTTCGGAGGACCAACCCGAGGACTCGTCTGGATTTCGACATGCTGTACGATTTGGTGGAGCAGTGGCGACGCGATCGCATCGATTGCGCGAAGAAACGTTTCTTCAAGGCAGCGAGATGCGCGGACGGTTACTTGACGGTCGACAAGACGGTGGAGATGTTGAACGCGATCGATCAGAAAAGGGTGTCCGTAAGAGCGGACTACAGGGCCCGGAAGCGAGTCAAGTTTCTGACGGTCAACTGCGAGTCCGTTCGTTGGATCGGCTACAAAGGAAAGCAGACGGAAATGGTCACCGCGAGGAACCAGAGAGCACGCGAGCTAAAAGCGATCTACGATTCTCTGACCAACTACTTGGTCACTTGCGGAAAGCGAACGGAGATCCTGACGATGCTAAGAAAATCGCTGGAGCTGCACAACTGTGTCTCTGCTTTCAATTTGTTTCGGCTGGTGGAACAAGAGTTAGACTATCTGGCGAGAGGAATGGCGACCGAGATGGCCTTGGACTATCACAGAGAACGGATAGTCC TCGCTTATCTGCACTTTATACGAGCTTCGCATTCGTGCTGCTGCGTGAACGACGACGAAGATTTCTGCAAGGACGTGGACGACGAAAAGCTGCGGGAACCCATAGAGCCGAAGACGAGACTGTGCAAGAGCTGTTGCAAGCTTCATCCCTGTCGCAAGTTCACGGTCCACGGGAGGATGACGAAGCTTTCCACTTGCATCG GGTGCACCTGGTTGCGTGAGCGCAACATCGCGCACGTGAATTACGAGCCTTATGTGTTCCTTCTGAACTGCGTTCGTTCcgaagagaaggagagagaatcTCCGTCCGCGATCGCGTTCATGATGCAAAATCACGACATGTACCATCTGGTGAACAACATTTGGCACGGCCGATCGGCGGTCAGCGAGAACCGCGACCTGTTTCTGCTGAAGATGGTCAGGTATAACGTAGGAGAGCCATGGTCGCCGTGGAACTGCATTCTTTTAACCTCGGAAGAGGCGGAGATTCATAACAGGATCGAGGATCTATCGACCGTGTACTCGAGGCTGCTGATCGAGAAGATCGCGATAAACCATCAACAGGGCAGGAATCAATTCAGGTATGCACGAAACCA ttctttcttcaataATTTCAGAGA tgtaATAATAATCGATTCAACCCCGGACAGGCACTTGATGAAACACGAGTGCAAGTACCGAGGGACCTTCCACGAGATTGAAGACAAGCCAGAGTACAAGCCGGCGATCAAAGTGAAGGATTATAATTTCATGTGA